Proteins from a genomic interval of Granulicella sp. L56:
- a CDS encoding ParB/RepB/Spo0J family partition protein: protein MNTQTATEYRHLPLSVLTESKTNPRRIFEDDALRELAESIRTSGVVQPLLVRPITEQDFEVVVGARRFRASKLAEKQDAPCRIANLTDAEVLEIQLVENLQRRDVHPLEEAQGFRALLNLEEPKYSVEQIAARTGKSPAYVAQRLKLTDLSAPVVEAFYAEEIGVGHALLLAKLQPDQQEKALNECFREEWAGTGKKPRRILLPVRHLQHWIEHQLMLILKLAPFSRKNANLVPAAGSCLDCLKRTGHNRLLFADVLQDACKLCGIRATASVFRWLAAAPLLA from the coding sequence ATGAACACCCAGACCGCTACCGAGTACCGCCACCTTCCTCTTTCCGTTCTCACGGAATCGAAGACCAACCCCCGCCGCATCTTCGAGGATGATGCGTTGCGCGAATTGGCGGAGAGCATCCGCACCAGCGGAGTAGTGCAGCCCTTACTCGTTCGTCCCATCACTGAGCAAGACTTCGAGGTTGTTGTTGGAGCTAGGCGTTTCCGCGCTTCCAAACTGGCCGAGAAGCAGGACGCCCCTTGCCGCATCGCCAACCTTACCGACGCGGAGGTGTTGGAAATCCAGCTTGTTGAGAACCTTCAACGCCGCGATGTTCACCCGCTAGAAGAGGCGCAGGGTTTCCGTGCGCTTCTTAATTTGGAGGAGCCGAAATACAGCGTCGAGCAAATCGCAGCCCGGACGGGTAAATCGCCCGCCTATGTTGCCCAACGCCTCAAACTCACCGACCTCTCCGCGCCCGTAGTCGAGGCGTTCTATGCCGAGGAGATCGGCGTCGGACACGCCTTGCTTCTGGCGAAGCTGCAGCCCGACCAGCAGGAGAAAGCATTGAACGAATGCTTCCGCGAAGAATGGGCGGGCACTGGCAAGAAGCCCAGGCGCATCCTGCTACCCGTTCGCCACTTGCAACACTGGATTGAGCATCAACTCATGCTCATCTTGAAGCTGGCACCGTTCAGCCGGAAGAATGCGAATCTCGTCCCCGCCGCTGGTAGCTGCCTCGATTGCCTCAAGCGGACAGGCCACAACAGGCTCTTGTTTGCCGACGTGCTGCAAGATGCTTGTAAGTTATGTGGAATCAGGGCAACCGCAAGTGTTTTCCGTTGGCTCGCCGCCGCTCCGCTCCTGGCATGA
- a CDS encoding tyrosine-type recombinase/integrase, whose amino-acid sequence MPVEFSVHAIRWDRCPLVSLDVHAHAWLLLQSRRGLSSNTLDAYSRALERYLVFLKLARLGAISVTRADVGLYLAGLQAGEVTVSNATIQQRLTVVRLFHAYLMEEGVRPNNPAAQPGGGRAMVARHYRLPWIPNEEDWHRILAAARQECVRNRTMLAFAYDAGLRREELCSLQSSDIDPSRRILRIRAESTKGRRERAVPYSASSGELLLRYLEHRRTLGSKRGPLFLSESRRNYTEPISIWSWSKIVLQLARRAGVERFSTHTLRHLCLTDLAHAGWDIHEIATFAGHRSVQTTLLYIHLSGRDLSLKLAAGMAQIHARRVQMLAEVAQ is encoded by the coding sequence GTGCCGGTCGAGTTTAGTGTTCACGCTATTCGCTGGGATCGTTGTCCCTTGGTCTCATTGGACGTTCATGCCCATGCGTGGCTCCTGTTGCAGTCGCGTCGTGGGCTATCCTCCAACACTCTTGATGCCTACTCGCGGGCATTGGAGAGATATCTTGTTTTTCTGAAGCTGGCGCGTCTTGGGGCCATCTCTGTGACGCGGGCAGACGTGGGGCTGTATCTCGCTGGGCTGCAGGCTGGCGAGGTTACTGTATCGAACGCAACGATCCAGCAGCGTTTAACTGTCGTTCGCTTGTTCCATGCGTATTTGATGGAAGAAGGCGTGCGTCCCAACAACCCGGCCGCCCAGCCCGGCGGCGGACGAGCGATGGTGGCACGGCACTATCGACTGCCCTGGATTCCGAACGAGGAAGACTGGCACCGCATTCTTGCAGCAGCGCGGCAGGAGTGCGTTCGCAACAGAACGATGCTGGCATTTGCGTATGACGCTGGACTCCGGCGCGAAGAGCTGTGCAGCCTCCAGAGCAGCGATATCGATCCATCGCGACGCATTCTCAGGATTCGGGCCGAGAGCACGAAGGGACGGCGCGAGCGCGCTGTTCCTTACTCTGCTTCAAGCGGAGAGCTGCTACTCCGGTATCTCGAACATCGCAGGACCCTCGGCAGCAAGCGTGGGCCGCTCTTTCTGTCCGAGTCCCGCCGCAACTATACCGAACCCATTTCGATATGGAGCTGGTCGAAGATAGTCCTGCAGCTTGCACGGCGAGCGGGCGTCGAACGCTTTTCAACACACACACTTCGCCATCTCTGTCTGACCGACCTCGCCCATGCAGGCTGGGACATCCATGAGATCGCTACATTCGCAGGACACCGCAGCGTACAGACGACTCTGCTCTATATCCATCTGAGTGGCCGCGACCTTTCGCTGAAGCTCGCTGCGGGCATGGCTCAGATTCATGCTCGCCGTGTCCAGATGCTTGCGGAGGTCGCCCAGTGA